From the genome of Anoplopoma fimbria isolate UVic2021 breed Golden Eagle Sablefish chromosome 1, Afim_UVic_2022, whole genome shotgun sequence, one region includes:
- the ttc12 gene encoding tetratricopeptide repeat protein 12 isoform X1: MMDTLEDLESFLKSVDVISELVKDLKSSDVEIQQKAIKTADSQIAALDEPCRTKVNKTTINTNPPVQPSVDLQNESPEHFMKIMESDAEDRRVRRIAKAKKATVFKDKGNEAYAQEDYENAVKYYSDGLDEMKDMQPLYTNRAQAYIKLGKYKEAISDCEWALKCNERCVKAFLHMGKAYLALKKYKESRNCFEKIVEIEPVMDKMVKEYLTQVDLEEARESQEMNARQEFDKGEGRATRVPQLLEKLSRPGQIPLYYCGGFEILSQAVTDCTAQTLFRLNNGFSIISSNDTVRSCLLQKTNDPDSQELCASALKLWKVICCGNDENQKMMMTLPLTKQFIVHLVTSEHVAVQKECLALLCVYSQMPHGRGLAIDNLDVPMLVRNLMACISKPTQQQNTAVHILANFAAEKKFCIQLRDVLTDSVIVPFTTLLRNISKSNRHVLASLITAIGCLARDDVIRHSFAHDPECWKAFVVAIRQCSECEYKEVIYPLLGLIIDLSTITSPIIQEHAVSLCNCCLNLLRDSDGEVITRATCVLSTVLPQSPEAVQHAIQGGAVRTMRLLLKGTGQTATKYAIKTLTVCTAASHLAREELVKSDKKLSILRHLLASSCDEMVSGNAALCLAHCLELEGIGSTLLGTDIVLLLLRHAAGDAKRTAVRQNAAIALGRLCRTDPRHSNKLRELHGFEVLHSCMKLNTWTQ, translated from the exons ATGATGGACACACTTGAAGACCTCGAGAGTTTTTTGAAGAGTGTTGACGTAATAA GTGAGCTAGTAAAGGATCTAAAGTCCTCCGATGTGGAAATCCAGCAAAAAGCAATAAAGACAGCTGATTCCCAGATCGCTGCCTTGGATGAACCCTGCAGGACAAAAGTCAACAAGACTACAATCAACACAAACCCGCCAGTTCAGCCTTCCGTG GATCTGCAGAATGAGAGTCCAG agCATTTCATGAAGATTATGGAGAGTGATGCTGAAGACAGGAGAGTAAGGAGGATTGCAAAAGCAAAAAAGGCAACTG TATTCAAAGACAAGGGAAATGAAGCTTATGCTCAAGAAGACTATGAAAATGCAGTGAAGTACTACAGTGATGGCTTGGATGAAATGAAGGACATGCAGCCATTGTACACCAACCGAGCACAA GCGTACATCAAGCTGGGGAAGTACAAGGAGGCCATCAGTGACTGCGAATGGGCCCTGAAG tgtAATGAGAGATGCGTAAAGGCTTTCCTACACATGGGAAAAGCATATCTGGCATTAAAGAAATACAAGGAG TCCAGAAACTGCTTTGAAAAGATTGTGGAAATTGAACCTGTGATGGACAAGATGGTGAAag AATACCTGACCCAGGTTGATTTAGAAGAGGCAAGAGAGAGTCAGGAGATGAATGCAAGGCAAGAGTTTGACAAGGGAGAGGGGAGAGCCACAAGAGTGCCCCAGCTGCTGGAGAAGTTGTCAAGGCCTGGCCAGATTCCTTTGTACTACTGTGGAGGATTTGAGATTCTTTCACAAGCAGTTACTGACT GTACAGCCCAGACCCTTTTCAGACTGAACAATGGCTTTAGTATCATCAGCAGCAATGACACAGTGAGAAG tTGTCTGttgcagaaaacaaatgatCCAGACAGCCAGGAGTTGTGTGCGTCTGCCCTAAAATTGTGGAAGGTTATTTGTTGTGGAAATG ATGAAAACCAGAAAATGATGATGACATTACCGCTCACCAAACAGTTCATTGTTCACTTGGTAACATCGGAGCATGTTGCAGTGCAGAAAGAATGCCTAGCATTACTATGTGTGTACTCACAGATGCCACATGGAAGAGGTTTGGCCATTGACAACCTGGATGTGCCAAT GTTAGTGAGGAACCTCATGGCTTGCATCTCAAAGCcaacacagcagcagaacaCAGCAGTCCACATTCTGGCGAactttgcagcagaaaaaaa ATTTTGCATTCAGTTAAGGGACGTGTTGACAGACTCTGTCATTGTGCCATTTACAACATTACTG AGAAATATCAGCAAGTCCAATCGGCATGTCCTTGCATCGCTGATAACGGCTATTGGCTGTCTGGCTCGAGATGATGTCATCCGCCACAGTTTTGCTCATGATCCAGAATGTTGGAAGGCTTTTGTGGTCGCCATT AGGCAGTGCAGTGAGTGTGAATACAAAGAGGTCATTTACCCTCTGCTTGGTTTGATCATCGACCTTTCAACTATCACCTCTCCAATCATTCAG GAGCATGCTGTTTCTCTCTGCAATTGCTGCCTGAACCTGCTGAGGGATAGTGATGGAGAAGTGATAACT AGAGCCACATGCGTGCTGAGCACCGTCCTCCCTCAGTCCCCTGAGGCTGTTCAGCATGCTATTCAGGGGGGTGCGGTCCGGACCATGCGCTTGCTGTTGAAG GGAACAGGGCAGACTGCCACCAAGTATGCCATTAAGACTCTGACAGTGTGCACTGCTGCCAGTCACTTGGCACGGGAGGAGCTGGTGAAGTCTGATAAAA AACTGTCTATTTTACGTCATTTGCTGGCTTCCAGCTGTGATGAGATGGTGTCAGGAAATGCAGCCCTGTGCTTGGCCCACTGCCTTGAATTGGAGGGAATTGGCAGCACCCTGCTGGGCACTGAtattgtgctgctgctgctgcgccACGCTGCAGGGGATGCTAAGAGGACAGCTGTGCGGCAAAATGCAGCGATTGCACTGGGGAGGCTGTGTCGAACTGATCCCAG ACATTCGAACAAACTTCGAGAACTTCATGGCTTTGAGGTCCTGCACTCCTGTATGAAACTCAACACATGGACGCAATAG
- the ttc12 gene encoding tetratricopeptide repeat protein 12 isoform X2, with the protein MMDTLEDLESFLKSVDVISELVKDLKSSDVEIQQKAIKTADSQIAALDEPCRTKVNKTTINTNPPVQPSVDLQNESPEHFMKIMESDAEDRRVRRIAKAKKATVFKDKGNEAYAQEDYENAVKYYSDGLDEMKDMQPLYTNRAQAYIKLGKYKEAISDCEWALKCNERCVKAFLHMGKAYLALKKYKESRNCFEKIVEIEPVMDKMVKEYLTQVDLEEARESQEMNARQEFDKGEGRATRVPQLLEKLSRPGQIPLYYCGGFEILSQAVTDCTAQTLFRLNNGFSIISSNDTVRSCLLQKTNDPDSQELCASALKLWKVICCGNDENQKMMMTLPLTKQFIVHLVTSEHVAVQKECLALLCVYSQMPHGRGLAIDNLDVPMLVRNLMACISKPTQQQNTAVHILANFAAEKKFCIQLRDVLTDSVIVPFTTLLRNISKSNRHVLASLITAIGCLARDDVIRHSFAHDPECWKAFVVAIRQCSECEYKEVIYPLLGLIIDLSTITSPIIQEHAVSLCNCCLNLLRDSDGEVITRATCVLSTVLPQSPEAVQHAIQGGAVRTMRLLLKGTGQTATKYAIKTLTVCTAASHLAREELVKSDKTVMRWCQEMQPCAWPTALNWRELAAPCWALILCCCCCATLQGMLRGQLCGKMQRLHWGGCVELIPDIRTNFENFMALRSCTPV; encoded by the exons ATGATGGACACACTTGAAGACCTCGAGAGTTTTTTGAAGAGTGTTGACGTAATAA GTGAGCTAGTAAAGGATCTAAAGTCCTCCGATGTGGAAATCCAGCAAAAAGCAATAAAGACAGCTGATTCCCAGATCGCTGCCTTGGATGAACCCTGCAGGACAAAAGTCAACAAGACTACAATCAACACAAACCCGCCAGTTCAGCCTTCCGTG GATCTGCAGAATGAGAGTCCAG agCATTTCATGAAGATTATGGAGAGTGATGCTGAAGACAGGAGAGTAAGGAGGATTGCAAAAGCAAAAAAGGCAACTG TATTCAAAGACAAGGGAAATGAAGCTTATGCTCAAGAAGACTATGAAAATGCAGTGAAGTACTACAGTGATGGCTTGGATGAAATGAAGGACATGCAGCCATTGTACACCAACCGAGCACAA GCGTACATCAAGCTGGGGAAGTACAAGGAGGCCATCAGTGACTGCGAATGGGCCCTGAAG tgtAATGAGAGATGCGTAAAGGCTTTCCTACACATGGGAAAAGCATATCTGGCATTAAAGAAATACAAGGAG TCCAGAAACTGCTTTGAAAAGATTGTGGAAATTGAACCTGTGATGGACAAGATGGTGAAag AATACCTGACCCAGGTTGATTTAGAAGAGGCAAGAGAGAGTCAGGAGATGAATGCAAGGCAAGAGTTTGACAAGGGAGAGGGGAGAGCCACAAGAGTGCCCCAGCTGCTGGAGAAGTTGTCAAGGCCTGGCCAGATTCCTTTGTACTACTGTGGAGGATTTGAGATTCTTTCACAAGCAGTTACTGACT GTACAGCCCAGACCCTTTTCAGACTGAACAATGGCTTTAGTATCATCAGCAGCAATGACACAGTGAGAAG tTGTCTGttgcagaaaacaaatgatCCAGACAGCCAGGAGTTGTGTGCGTCTGCCCTAAAATTGTGGAAGGTTATTTGTTGTGGAAATG ATGAAAACCAGAAAATGATGATGACATTACCGCTCACCAAACAGTTCATTGTTCACTTGGTAACATCGGAGCATGTTGCAGTGCAGAAAGAATGCCTAGCATTACTATGTGTGTACTCACAGATGCCACATGGAAGAGGTTTGGCCATTGACAACCTGGATGTGCCAAT GTTAGTGAGGAACCTCATGGCTTGCATCTCAAAGCcaacacagcagcagaacaCAGCAGTCCACATTCTGGCGAactttgcagcagaaaaaaa ATTTTGCATTCAGTTAAGGGACGTGTTGACAGACTCTGTCATTGTGCCATTTACAACATTACTG AGAAATATCAGCAAGTCCAATCGGCATGTCCTTGCATCGCTGATAACGGCTATTGGCTGTCTGGCTCGAGATGATGTCATCCGCCACAGTTTTGCTCATGATCCAGAATGTTGGAAGGCTTTTGTGGTCGCCATT AGGCAGTGCAGTGAGTGTGAATACAAAGAGGTCATTTACCCTCTGCTTGGTTTGATCATCGACCTTTCAACTATCACCTCTCCAATCATTCAG GAGCATGCTGTTTCTCTCTGCAATTGCTGCCTGAACCTGCTGAGGGATAGTGATGGAGAAGTGATAACT AGAGCCACATGCGTGCTGAGCACCGTCCTCCCTCAGTCCCCTGAGGCTGTTCAGCATGCTATTCAGGGGGGTGCGGTCCGGACCATGCGCTTGCTGTTGAAG GGAACAGGGCAGACTGCCACCAAGTATGCCATTAAGACTCTGACAGTGTGCACTGCTGCCAGTCACTTGGCACGGGAGGAGCTGGTGAAGTCTGATAAAA CTGTGATGAGATGGTGTCAGGAAATGCAGCCCTGTGCTTGGCCCACTGCCTTGAATTGGAGGGAATTGGCAGCACCCTGCTGGGCACTGAtattgtgctgctgctgctgcgccACGCTGCAGGGGATGCTAAGAGGACAGCTGTGCGGCAAAATGCAGCGATTGCACTGGGGAGGCTGTGTCGAACTGATCCCAG ACATTCGAACAAACTTCGAGAACTTCATGGCTTTGAGGTCCTGCACTCCTGTATGA